In one Dama dama isolate Ldn47 chromosome 5, ASM3311817v1, whole genome shotgun sequence genomic region, the following are encoded:
- the PRKAB1 gene encoding 5'-AMP-activated protein kinase subunit beta-1: MGNTSSERAALDRQGGHKTPRRDSSGGSKDGDRPKILMDSPEDADLFHSEEIKAPEKEEFLAWQHDLEVNDKAPAQARPTVFRWTGGGKEVYLSGSFNNWSKLPLTRSHNNFVAILDLPEGEHQYKFFVDGQWTHDPSEPVVTSQLGTVNNIIQVKKTDFEVFDALMVDSQKCSDVSELSSSPPGPYHQEPYISKPEERFKAPPILPPHLLQVILNKDTGISCDPALLPEPNHVMLNHLYALSIKDGVMVLSATHRYKKKYVTTLLYKPI; the protein is encoded by the exons ATGGGCAACACGAGCAGCGAGCGCGCTGCGCTGGACCGGCAGGGCGGCCACAAGACACCCCGAAGGGACAGCTCGGGGGGCTCCAAGGATGGAGACAGGCCCAAGATCCTGATGGACAGTCCCGAGGACGCCGACCTCTTTCACTCTGAGGAAATCAAG GCTCCAGAGAAGGAAGAGTTCCTGGCCTGGCAGCACGATCTGGAAGTGAACGACAAAGCTCCCGCCCAGGCTCGGCCAACTGTTTTTCGATGGACGGGTGGTGGAAAGGAAGTTTACTTGTCTGGGTCCTTTAACAACTGGAGTAAACTTCCCCTCACAAGAAG CCACAATAACTTTGTAGCTATCCTGGATCTGCCGGAAGGAGAGCATCAGTACAAGTTCTTTGTGGATGGTCAGTGGACACACGACCCTTCCGAG CCAGTGGTCACCAGCCAGCTTGGCACAGTCAACAACATCATTCAAGTGAAGAAAACTGACTTTGAAGTGTTTGATGCTTTAATGGTGGATTCCCAAAAGTGCTCTGACGTTTCTG AGTTGTCCAGTTCCCCGCCGGGACCCTACCATCAGGAGCCCTACATCTCGAAACCAGAGGAGCGGTTTAAAGCGCCTCCCATCCTCCCACCACATCTCCTCCAAGTCATCCTAAACAAGGACACGGGCATTTCT TGCGACCCGGCTCTGCTCCCTGAACCCAACCACGTCATGCTGAACCACCTCTATGCGCTCTCCATCAAG GATGGAGTGATGGTGCTCAGCGCGACCCACCGGTACAAGAAAAAATACGTCACCACCTTGTTATACAAACCCATATGA